Proteins encoded in a region of the Salvelinus fontinalis isolate EN_2023a chromosome 17, ASM2944872v1, whole genome shotgun sequence genome:
- the clcn2a gene encoding chloride channel protein 2a isoform X5 — translation MHGTRRDIPHFYSLCYTKDGGAQLTVRDRSLEEDKHTEGTELPDEGNMYGRYTQELGVYAKEEAARLRDGGGLRRVTSVRSRSAELLEYEKDPCAKCHVCTSRCQKFLISRVGEDWIFLILLGLVMALVSWVMDYAIAFCQQAQKWMYGGLDSNMLLQYLAWVTYPVVLITFSAGFTQILSPQAVGSGIPEMKTILRGVVLKEYLTFKTFVAKVIGLTCALGSGMPLGKEGPFVHVASLCAALLSKFLAALFGGIYKLKEEPFEGNKNELRNTEMLSAACAVGVGCCFAAPIGGVLFSIEVTSTFFAVRNYWRGFFAATFSAFIFRVLAVWNQDEETITALFKTRFRLDFPFDLQELPAFAILGIACGFGGALFVYLNRLIVECMRKQKTINKFLLRNSSLHVRRLVYPAMVTLIISTLTFPPGFGQFMAGQLTQHESLVALLDNRTWCRQGVAEEFDYISHSHAWKHPQVNVFITLILFIVMKFWMSAVATTMPVPCGAFMPVFLIGAAFGRLVGETMAVMFPDGIHADGSVYPIVPGGYAVVGAAALSGAVTHTVSTAVIVFELTGQISHILPVMIAVILANAVAQSLQPSLYDSIIRIKKLPYLPELGMGHHEKYNIRVEDIMVRDVRYITLFSSYREVQEVLMTGQLKTLALVESTGKDSMILLGSIERSQLQSLLSIQLGPTRRLDHLRRHAQDNGTHTHTLGAHTHLTSLDTMDSPPSPPCTHTHSYTSNSSNTSARHGVRFLISTEESSFSAAVSNSQLPLKSAMKTVPTIHNTETPNSIHTLSINRDTPTPSPLSGSQQTLSCGDPERELLESPAEPEAPESRGPKRVRISMAAESPEVEDDMTTNEIAEWEEQQLDEPVDFNNCKIDPAPFQLVERTSLHKTHTIFSLLGLDHAYVTSTGRLVGVVSLRELRKAIEGSVTVTGVKVRPPLASFRDSGNTTSVSEVTELHKLWNRHRGLSLPREPTPPDMEDQLDVMDEETPVHFIQDQSDMEFETIPTDNMDPPSELVLQESLSITEDQTEEFILECSPSHTDESELACDFDSSHLPETDQLEPAKDHGTPPHGTTPQNIEQMDQSELQCKQSPNRTEDQSE, via the exons tgTGTACGTCTCGCTGTCAGAAGTTCCTGATCTCGCGTGTGGGCGAGGACTGGATCTTTCTCATCCTACTGGGTCTGGTCATGGCCCTGGTCAGCTGGGTGATGGACTATGCTATCGCCTTCTGTCAGCAAG ctCAGAAGTGGATGTACGGGGGACTGGACAGTAACATGCTCCTGCAGTACCTGGCATGGGTCACCTACCCAGTGGTGCTCATCACTTTCTCAGCAGGGTTCACACAGATACTGTCCCCGCAGGCTGTGG GTTCGGGTATCCCAGAGATGAAGACCATTCTGAGAGGCGTAGTGCTGAAGGAATATCTCACCTTTAAAACCTTTGTGGCCAAAGTTATCGGGCTGACCTGTGCTCTGGGCAGTGGCATGCCCCTGGGAAAGGAG GGCCCGTTCGTTCATGTGGCCAGTCTCTGTGCAGCCCTCCTGAGCAAGTTCTTGGCTGCCTTGTTTGGTGGAATCTACAA GCTTAAGGAAGAGCCCTTTGAGGGAAACAAG AATGAGCTGAGGAACACTGAGATGCTATCAGCAGCATGTGCAGTGGGGGTAGGCTGCTGCTTCGCTGCCCCCATTGGAG gtgtgCTCTTCAGCATTGAGGTAACGTCTACGTTCTTTGCGGTGAGGAACTACTGGAGGGGCTTCTTCGCTGCCACCTTCAGTGCCTTCATCTTCAGAGTCCTGGCTGTGTGGAACCAGGACGAAG agACCATCACAGCCCTCTTTAAGACACGTTTCCGCCTGGACTTCCCCTTTGACCTCCAGGAGCTGCCAGCCTTCGCCATCCTGGG GATTGCGTGTGGTTTTGGTGGGGCTCTCTTTGTCTACCTGAACAGACTGATAGTAGAGTGTATGAGGAAACAGAAGACCATCAACAAGTTCCTGCTCAGGAA CTCCTCTCTCCATGTCAGACGTCTGGTGTATCCTGCTATGGTCACCTTGATCATCTCAACCCTCACCTTCCCCCCTGGGTTTGGACAGTTCATGGCTGGGCAG CTTACGCAGCATGAGTCCCTGGTGGCGTTGTTGGACAACCGAACATGGTGTCGGCAGGGCGTTGCCGAGGAGTTCGACTACATCAGCCACTCCCACGCCTGGAAACACCCCCAGGTTAACGTCTTCATCACTCTCATCCTCTTCATCGTCATGAAG TTCTGGATGTCTGCAGTAGCTACCACCATGCCTGTGCCATGTGGGGCCTTCATGCCAGTTTTCCTCATTG GTGCGGCATTTGGACGTttggtaggagagaccatggcagtCATGTTCCCTGATGGCATCCATGCTGATGGCAGTGTCTATCCTATAGTGCCTGGCGGCTATGCTGTAGTGG GTGCAGCGGCGTTGTCGGGGGCAGTGACTCACACGGTGTCGACAGCAGTCATCGTGTTTGAGCTGACGGGTCAGATCAGCCACATCCTGCCGGTGATGATAGCGGTGATCCTGGCCAACGCCGTAGCCCAGTCCCTCCAGCCCTCGCTATACGACTCTATCATCAGGATCAAGAAACTACCCTATCTCCCTGAACTGGGCATGGGGCACCACGA GAAGTATAACATCCGTGTGGAGGACATCATGGTTAGAGACGTGCGTTACatcactctcttctcctcctacCGAGAGGTACAGGAGGTCCTGATGACTGGACAGCTGAAAACACTGGCCCTGGTTGAGTCCACAGGTAAGG acTCTATGATCCTGTTGGGTTCTATAGAGCGCTCCCAGCTCCAGTCACTCCTGTCCATCCAGCTGGGTCCAACGCGCAGGCTCGACCACCTCCGGAGGCACGCCCAGGacaacggcacacacacacatacactgggcgcacacacacacctgaccagcCTGGACACCATGGACAGTCCCCCCAGcccaccctgcacacacacacactcctacacctCCAACTCCTCCAATACCAGCGCACGCCATGGGGTTCGCTTCCTG ATCTCAACAGAGGAGTCCTCCTTCAGTGCAGCTGTGTCCAACTCTCAGCTGCCACTCAAATCTGCTATGAAAACTGTCCCTACTATTCACAACACAGAGACACCCAACAGTATACACACTCTCTCAATTAATAGAGACACGCcgactccctctcctctgtcaggctCTCAGCAGACCCTTTCCTGTGGTGACCCTGAGAGAGAGCTACTCgag AGCCCGGCAGAGCCAGAGGCTCCTGAGAGCAGGGGGCCCAAACGAGTCAGGATCTCCATGGCGGCG GAGTCCCCTGAAGTAGAGGATGACATGACCACAAACGAA ATAGCAGAGTGGGAGGAGCAACAGCTGGACGAGCCAGTGGATTTCAACAACTGCAAGATAGACCCCGCCCCTTTTCAGCTTGTGGAGCGGACATCTCTGCATAAG actcacACCATCTTCTCCCTGCTGGGACTGGACCATGCCTATGTGACCAGTACAGGACGGCTGGTGGGCGTGGTCTCCCTCAGGGAG CTGCGTAAGGCCATAGAGGGTTCAGTGACGGTGACAGGGGTGAAAGTTCGCCCCCCTCTGGCCAGTTTCCGTGACAGCGGCAACACTACCAGCGTTTCCGAGGTGACAGAGCTGCACAAGCTTTGGAACCGCCACAGAGGCCTCTCGTTACCACGGGAACCCACCCCGCCCGACATGGAGGACCAATTGGACGTTATGGATGAGGAGACCCCTGTCCACTTCATACAGGACCAATCAGATATGGAGTTTGAAACCATCCCCACTGACAATATGGACCCGCCATCAGAATTGGTTCTTCAGGAAAGCCTCTCAATAACAGAGGACCAAACAGAGGAGTTTATCTTAGAGTGCAGCCCTTCCCACACTGACGAATCAGAGCTGGCCTGTGATTTTGACTCCTCCCACCTCCCTGAGACTGACCAATTGGAGCCGGCGAAGGATCATGGAACCCCACCCCATGGAACCACACCCCAGAACATAGAGCAAATGGACCAATCAGAACTGCAGTGTAAGCAAAGTCCCAACCGCACTGAGGACCAATCGGAATGA
- the clcn2a gene encoding chloride channel protein 2a isoform X7 encodes MHGTRRDIPHFYSLCYTKDGGAQLTVRDRSLEEDKHTEGTELPDEGNMYGRYTQELGVYAKEEAARLRDGGGLRRVTSVRSRSAELLEYEKDPCAKCHVCTSRCQKFLISRVGEDWIFLILLGLVMALVSWVMDYAIAFCQQAQKWMYGGLDSNMLLQYLAWVTYPVVLITFSAGFTQILSPQAVGSGIPEMKTILRGVVLKEYLTFKTFVAKVIGLTCALGSGMPLGKEGPFVHVASLCAALLSKFLAALFGGIYKLKEEPFEGNKNELRNTEMLSAACAVGVGCCFAAPIGGVLFSIEVTSTFFAVRNYWRGFFAATFSAFIFRVLAVWNQDEETITALFKTRFRLDFPFDLQELPAFAILGIACGFGGALFVYLNRLIVECMRKQKTINKFLLRNSSLHVRRLVYPAMVTLIISTLTFPPGFGQFMAGQLTQHESLVALLDNRTWCRQGVAEEFDYISHSHAWKHPQVNVFITLILFIVMKFWMSAVATTMPVPCGAFMPVFLIGAAFGRLVGETMAVMFPDGIHADGSVYPIVPGGYAVVGAAALSGAVTHTVSTAVIVFELTGQISHILPVMIAVILANAVAQSLQPSLYDSIIRIKKLPYLPELGMGHHEKYNIRVEDIMVRDVRYITLFSSYREVQEVLMTGQLKTLALVESTGKDSMILLGSIERSQLQSLLSIQLGPTRRLDHLRRHAQDNGTHTHTLGAHTHLTSLDTMDSPPSPPCTHTHSYTSNSSNTSARHGVRFLVSVAEISTEESSFSAAVSNSQLPLKSAMKTVPTIHNTETPNSIHTLSINRDTPTPSPLSGSQQTLSCGDPERELLEESPEVEDDMTTNEIAEWEEQQLDEPVDFNNCKIDPAPFQLVERTSLHKTHTIFSLLGLDHAYVTSTGRLVGVVSLRELRKAIEGSVTVTGVKVRPPLASFRDSGNTTSVSEVTELHKLWNRHRGLSLPREPTPPDMEDQLDVMDEETPVHFIQDQSDMEFETIPTDNMDPPSELVLQESLSITEDQTEEFILECSPSHTDESELACDFDSSHLPETDQLEPAKDHGTPPHGTTPQNIEQMDQSELQCKQSPNRTEDQSE; translated from the exons tgTGTACGTCTCGCTGTCAGAAGTTCCTGATCTCGCGTGTGGGCGAGGACTGGATCTTTCTCATCCTACTGGGTCTGGTCATGGCCCTGGTCAGCTGGGTGATGGACTATGCTATCGCCTTCTGTCAGCAAG ctCAGAAGTGGATGTACGGGGGACTGGACAGTAACATGCTCCTGCAGTACCTGGCATGGGTCACCTACCCAGTGGTGCTCATCACTTTCTCAGCAGGGTTCACACAGATACTGTCCCCGCAGGCTGTGG GTTCGGGTATCCCAGAGATGAAGACCATTCTGAGAGGCGTAGTGCTGAAGGAATATCTCACCTTTAAAACCTTTGTGGCCAAAGTTATCGGGCTGACCTGTGCTCTGGGCAGTGGCATGCCCCTGGGAAAGGAG GGCCCGTTCGTTCATGTGGCCAGTCTCTGTGCAGCCCTCCTGAGCAAGTTCTTGGCTGCCTTGTTTGGTGGAATCTACAA GCTTAAGGAAGAGCCCTTTGAGGGAAACAAG AATGAGCTGAGGAACACTGAGATGCTATCAGCAGCATGTGCAGTGGGGGTAGGCTGCTGCTTCGCTGCCCCCATTGGAG gtgtgCTCTTCAGCATTGAGGTAACGTCTACGTTCTTTGCGGTGAGGAACTACTGGAGGGGCTTCTTCGCTGCCACCTTCAGTGCCTTCATCTTCAGAGTCCTGGCTGTGTGGAACCAGGACGAAG agACCATCACAGCCCTCTTTAAGACACGTTTCCGCCTGGACTTCCCCTTTGACCTCCAGGAGCTGCCAGCCTTCGCCATCCTGGG GATTGCGTGTGGTTTTGGTGGGGCTCTCTTTGTCTACCTGAACAGACTGATAGTAGAGTGTATGAGGAAACAGAAGACCATCAACAAGTTCCTGCTCAGGAA CTCCTCTCTCCATGTCAGACGTCTGGTGTATCCTGCTATGGTCACCTTGATCATCTCAACCCTCACCTTCCCCCCTGGGTTTGGACAGTTCATGGCTGGGCAG CTTACGCAGCATGAGTCCCTGGTGGCGTTGTTGGACAACCGAACATGGTGTCGGCAGGGCGTTGCCGAGGAGTTCGACTACATCAGCCACTCCCACGCCTGGAAACACCCCCAGGTTAACGTCTTCATCACTCTCATCCTCTTCATCGTCATGAAG TTCTGGATGTCTGCAGTAGCTACCACCATGCCTGTGCCATGTGGGGCCTTCATGCCAGTTTTCCTCATTG GTGCGGCATTTGGACGTttggtaggagagaccatggcagtCATGTTCCCTGATGGCATCCATGCTGATGGCAGTGTCTATCCTATAGTGCCTGGCGGCTATGCTGTAGTGG GTGCAGCGGCGTTGTCGGGGGCAGTGACTCACACGGTGTCGACAGCAGTCATCGTGTTTGAGCTGACGGGTCAGATCAGCCACATCCTGCCGGTGATGATAGCGGTGATCCTGGCCAACGCCGTAGCCCAGTCCCTCCAGCCCTCGCTATACGACTCTATCATCAGGATCAAGAAACTACCCTATCTCCCTGAACTGGGCATGGGGCACCACGA GAAGTATAACATCCGTGTGGAGGACATCATGGTTAGAGACGTGCGTTACatcactctcttctcctcctacCGAGAGGTACAGGAGGTCCTGATGACTGGACAGCTGAAAACACTGGCCCTGGTTGAGTCCACAGGTAAGG acTCTATGATCCTGTTGGGTTCTATAGAGCGCTCCCAGCTCCAGTCACTCCTGTCCATCCAGCTGGGTCCAACGCGCAGGCTCGACCACCTCCGGAGGCACGCCCAGGacaacggcacacacacacatacactgggcgcacacacacacctgaccagcCTGGACACCATGGACAGTCCCCCCAGcccaccctgcacacacacacactcctacacctCCAACTCCTCCAATACCAGCGCACGCCATGGGGTTCGCTTCCTGGTGAGTGTAGCGGAG ATCTCAACAGAGGAGTCCTCCTTCAGTGCAGCTGTGTCCAACTCTCAGCTGCCACTCAAATCTGCTATGAAAACTGTCCCTACTATTCACAACACAGAGACACCCAACAGTATACACACTCTCTCAATTAATAGAGACACGCcgactccctctcctctgtcaggctCTCAGCAGACCCTTTCCTGTGGTGACCCTGAGAGAGAGCTACTCgag GAGTCCCCTGAAGTAGAGGATGACATGACCACAAACGAA ATAGCAGAGTGGGAGGAGCAACAGCTGGACGAGCCAGTGGATTTCAACAACTGCAAGATAGACCCCGCCCCTTTTCAGCTTGTGGAGCGGACATCTCTGCATAAG actcacACCATCTTCTCCCTGCTGGGACTGGACCATGCCTATGTGACCAGTACAGGACGGCTGGTGGGCGTGGTCTCCCTCAGGGAG CTGCGTAAGGCCATAGAGGGTTCAGTGACGGTGACAGGGGTGAAAGTTCGCCCCCCTCTGGCCAGTTTCCGTGACAGCGGCAACACTACCAGCGTTTCCGAGGTGACAGAGCTGCACAAGCTTTGGAACCGCCACAGAGGCCTCTCGTTACCACGGGAACCCACCCCGCCCGACATGGAGGACCAATTGGACGTTATGGATGAGGAGACCCCTGTCCACTTCATACAGGACCAATCAGATATGGAGTTTGAAACCATCCCCACTGACAATATGGACCCGCCATCAGAATTGGTTCTTCAGGAAAGCCTCTCAATAACAGAGGACCAAACAGAGGAGTTTATCTTAGAGTGCAGCCCTTCCCACACTGACGAATCAGAGCTGGCCTGTGATTTTGACTCCTCCCACCTCCCTGAGACTGACCAATTGGAGCCGGCGAAGGATCATGGAACCCCACCCCATGGAACCACACCCCAGAACATAGAGCAAATGGACCAATCAGAACTGCAGTGTAAGCAAAGTCCCAACCGCACTGAGGACCAATCGGAATGA
- the clcn2a gene encoding chloride channel protein 2a isoform X3 — translation MHGTRRDIPHFYSLCYTKDGGAQLTVRDRSLEEDKHTEGTELPDEGNMYGRYTQELGVYAKEEAARLRDGGGLRRVTSVRSRSAELLEYEKDPCAKCHVCTSRCQKFLISRVGEDWIFLILLGLVMALVSWVMDYAIAFCQQAQKWMYGGLDSNMLLQYLAWVTYPVVLITFSAGFTQILSPQAVGSGIPEMKTILRGVVLKEYLTFKTFVAKVIGLTCALGSGMPLGKEGPFVHVASLCAALLSKFLAALFGGIYKEEPFEGNKNELRNTEMLSAACAVGVGCCFAAPIGGVLFSIEVTSTFFAVRNYWRGFFAATFSAFIFRVLAVWNQDEETITALFKTRFRLDFPFDLQELPAFAILGIACGFGGALFVYLNRLIVECMRKQKTINKFLLRNSSLHVRRLVYPAMVTLIISTLTFPPGFGQFMAGQLTQHESLVALLDNRTWCRQGVAEEFDYISHSHAWKHPQVNVFITLILFIVMKFWMSAVATTMPVPCGAFMPVFLIGAAFGRLVGETMAVMFPDGIHADGSVYPIVPGGYAVVGAAALSGAVTHTVSTAVIVFELTGQISHILPVMIAVILANAVAQSLQPSLYDSIIRIKKLPYLPELGMGHHEKYNIRVEDIMVRDVRYITLFSSYREVQEVLMTGQLKTLALVESTGKDSMILLGSIERSQLQSLLSIQLGPTRRLDHLRRHAQDNGTHTHTLGAHTHLTSLDTMDSPPSPPCTHTHSYTSNSSNTSARHGVRFLVSVAEISTEESSFSAAVSNSQLPLKSAMKTVPTIHNTETPNSIHTLSINRDTPTPSPLSGSQQTLSCGDPERELLESPAEPEAPESRGPKRVRISMAAESPEVEDDMTTNEIAEWEEQQLDEPVDFNNCKIDPAPFQLVERTSLHKTHTIFSLLGLDHAYVTSTGRLVGVVSLRELRKAIEGSVTVTGVKVRPPLASFRDSGNTTSVSEVTELHKLWNRHRGLSLPREPTPPDMEDQLDVMDEETPVHFIQDQSDMEFETIPTDNMDPPSELVLQESLSITEDQTEEFILECSPSHTDESELACDFDSSHLPETDQLEPAKDHGTPPHGTTPQNIEQMDQSELQCKQSPNRTEDQSE, via the exons tgTGTACGTCTCGCTGTCAGAAGTTCCTGATCTCGCGTGTGGGCGAGGACTGGATCTTTCTCATCCTACTGGGTCTGGTCATGGCCCTGGTCAGCTGGGTGATGGACTATGCTATCGCCTTCTGTCAGCAAG ctCAGAAGTGGATGTACGGGGGACTGGACAGTAACATGCTCCTGCAGTACCTGGCATGGGTCACCTACCCAGTGGTGCTCATCACTTTCTCAGCAGGGTTCACACAGATACTGTCCCCGCAGGCTGTGG GTTCGGGTATCCCAGAGATGAAGACCATTCTGAGAGGCGTAGTGCTGAAGGAATATCTCACCTTTAAAACCTTTGTGGCCAAAGTTATCGGGCTGACCTGTGCTCTGGGCAGTGGCATGCCCCTGGGAAAGGAG GGCCCGTTCGTTCATGTGGCCAGTCTCTGTGCAGCCCTCCTGAGCAAGTTCTTGGCTGCCTTGTTTGGTGGAATCTACAAG GAAGAGCCCTTTGAGGGAAACAAG AATGAGCTGAGGAACACTGAGATGCTATCAGCAGCATGTGCAGTGGGGGTAGGCTGCTGCTTCGCTGCCCCCATTGGAG gtgtgCTCTTCAGCATTGAGGTAACGTCTACGTTCTTTGCGGTGAGGAACTACTGGAGGGGCTTCTTCGCTGCCACCTTCAGTGCCTTCATCTTCAGAGTCCTGGCTGTGTGGAACCAGGACGAAG agACCATCACAGCCCTCTTTAAGACACGTTTCCGCCTGGACTTCCCCTTTGACCTCCAGGAGCTGCCAGCCTTCGCCATCCTGGG GATTGCGTGTGGTTTTGGTGGGGCTCTCTTTGTCTACCTGAACAGACTGATAGTAGAGTGTATGAGGAAACAGAAGACCATCAACAAGTTCCTGCTCAGGAA CTCCTCTCTCCATGTCAGACGTCTGGTGTATCCTGCTATGGTCACCTTGATCATCTCAACCCTCACCTTCCCCCCTGGGTTTGGACAGTTCATGGCTGGGCAG CTTACGCAGCATGAGTCCCTGGTGGCGTTGTTGGACAACCGAACATGGTGTCGGCAGGGCGTTGCCGAGGAGTTCGACTACATCAGCCACTCCCACGCCTGGAAACACCCCCAGGTTAACGTCTTCATCACTCTCATCCTCTTCATCGTCATGAAG TTCTGGATGTCTGCAGTAGCTACCACCATGCCTGTGCCATGTGGGGCCTTCATGCCAGTTTTCCTCATTG GTGCGGCATTTGGACGTttggtaggagagaccatggcagtCATGTTCCCTGATGGCATCCATGCTGATGGCAGTGTCTATCCTATAGTGCCTGGCGGCTATGCTGTAGTGG GTGCAGCGGCGTTGTCGGGGGCAGTGACTCACACGGTGTCGACAGCAGTCATCGTGTTTGAGCTGACGGGTCAGATCAGCCACATCCTGCCGGTGATGATAGCGGTGATCCTGGCCAACGCCGTAGCCCAGTCCCTCCAGCCCTCGCTATACGACTCTATCATCAGGATCAAGAAACTACCCTATCTCCCTGAACTGGGCATGGGGCACCACGA GAAGTATAACATCCGTGTGGAGGACATCATGGTTAGAGACGTGCGTTACatcactctcttctcctcctacCGAGAGGTACAGGAGGTCCTGATGACTGGACAGCTGAAAACACTGGCCCTGGTTGAGTCCACAGGTAAGG acTCTATGATCCTGTTGGGTTCTATAGAGCGCTCCCAGCTCCAGTCACTCCTGTCCATCCAGCTGGGTCCAACGCGCAGGCTCGACCACCTCCGGAGGCACGCCCAGGacaacggcacacacacacatacactgggcgcacacacacacctgaccagcCTGGACACCATGGACAGTCCCCCCAGcccaccctgcacacacacacactcctacacctCCAACTCCTCCAATACCAGCGCACGCCATGGGGTTCGCTTCCTGGTGAGTGTAGCGGAG ATCTCAACAGAGGAGTCCTCCTTCAGTGCAGCTGTGTCCAACTCTCAGCTGCCACTCAAATCTGCTATGAAAACTGTCCCTACTATTCACAACACAGAGACACCCAACAGTATACACACTCTCTCAATTAATAGAGACACGCcgactccctctcctctgtcaggctCTCAGCAGACCCTTTCCTGTGGTGACCCTGAGAGAGAGCTACTCgag AGCCCGGCAGAGCCAGAGGCTCCTGAGAGCAGGGGGCCCAAACGAGTCAGGATCTCCATGGCGGCG GAGTCCCCTGAAGTAGAGGATGACATGACCACAAACGAA ATAGCAGAGTGGGAGGAGCAACAGCTGGACGAGCCAGTGGATTTCAACAACTGCAAGATAGACCCCGCCCCTTTTCAGCTTGTGGAGCGGACATCTCTGCATAAG actcacACCATCTTCTCCCTGCTGGGACTGGACCATGCCTATGTGACCAGTACAGGACGGCTGGTGGGCGTGGTCTCCCTCAGGGAG CTGCGTAAGGCCATAGAGGGTTCAGTGACGGTGACAGGGGTGAAAGTTCGCCCCCCTCTGGCCAGTTTCCGTGACAGCGGCAACACTACCAGCGTTTCCGAGGTGACAGAGCTGCACAAGCTTTGGAACCGCCACAGAGGCCTCTCGTTACCACGGGAACCCACCCCGCCCGACATGGAGGACCAATTGGACGTTATGGATGAGGAGACCCCTGTCCACTTCATACAGGACCAATCAGATATGGAGTTTGAAACCATCCCCACTGACAATATGGACCCGCCATCAGAATTGGTTCTTCAGGAAAGCCTCTCAATAACAGAGGACCAAACAGAGGAGTTTATCTTAGAGTGCAGCCCTTCCCACACTGACGAATCAGAGCTGGCCTGTGATTTTGACTCCTCCCACCTCCCTGAGACTGACCAATTGGAGCCGGCGAAGGATCATGGAACCCCACCCCATGGAACCACACCCCAGAACATAGAGCAAATGGACCAATCAGAACTGCAGTGTAAGCAAAGTCCCAACCGCACTGAGGACCAATCGGAATGA